ACAGACCATGGAATCTTTGCGTCATCTTACTATTGAAGAAACCTATGAACTTGCAGATGCAATTCTCGATAAGGACTATCAGGAAGTATCCAAGGAATTAGGAGATTTAATGCTTCATATTGTCTTTTATGCCAAAATAGGGTCTGAGTCAAATGATTTCAACATATTGGATGTAATTAAGGGAATCAATCAAAAACTGATCGACAGGCATCCTCATGTATTCGGAGATGTTGTGGCCGAAACAGATGAGGAAGTAGCCAAAAACTGGGAGCAGCTCAAACTTAAGGAAGGGAAAAAATCAATATTGGAAGGGGTGCCCAAGTCCTTGCCTGCTTTAGTAAAAGCAAGCAGAATACAAGACAAGGCAGCAAGTGCGGGGTTTGACTGGGACAGGTCAGAACAGGTTTTTGAAAAGGTACAGGAAGAAATAGAGGAACTTTACACAGAGGTTCAGAAAAAGGATACTTCGAAAATTGAAGCAGAATTTGGTGACGTTCTGTTCTCCTTGATCAACTATGCCCGATTTATAGATGTGGATCCTGAAAGTGCTTTGGAAAGGACCAATAAAAAATTCATTAAACGATTCCAGTATCTCGAAAAAGAGGTCTCAAGGGAAGGTAAAGACCTTCGAAAATTAAGCCTTGAAGAAATGGATGTTTACTGGGACAGGTCTAAAGCCTATTTCAAATAATTATTTCAAGGAGAAAGCCTGATAGAAATGTAATTATTTTATAGATGATTGCATCTCGCATACTTCTGATTTTGTTTTGGAATTCAATAATAAATATCACTAACTTTATTGACTTCAAATCAAATAATTCAAAATGCCGAATCGTCTATATTTTCTATTGATTCTTTTTTATTCTTCCCATTTTATTGCGCAGAACAATGATAATTCTCAATGGGAAACCATCAGTTTTAAAGCCAGTGATGGCCTTAAAATCACAGCGGATCTTTATATGGCACATGAAAGTGATGCCCCGTTTATTATTTTATACCATCAGGCGGGCTATAGCCGTGGTGAATACAGATCCATAGCGCCAAAACTCAATGCCATGGGTTTCAACTGCATGGCTGTTGATCAGCGATCTGGGGATCTGGTAAACGGAGTGGTCAACCAAACCCATAAAGAAGCTGTTTCAAAAGGTGTGGAAACTCAATATCTGGATGCTTTACCCGATATTGAAGCGGCTTATCTTTATGTTAAGTTTGGTATCAAACCGGAAAAAATAATTCTATGGGGAAGCTCCTATTCCGCTGCCATTATGTTCTACATGGGTAGTGTTCATCATACTAATTTGGATGGTATACTTAGTTTTGCCCCGGGAGCTTATTTTAGGATTAATAATAAGGACCTTAAAACCTACGCAGCTAGAATTACATGTCCTGTTTTTGTTACTTCTGCCAGGAGCGAACATAAAAACTGGAAAGCAATGTATGACAACGTTCAAGCTGAAAAAACATATTTCTTACCTCAGTCAGAGGGAAAACATGGTTCAAAAGCACTATGGCAAGATAATCCCAGTCATCAGGAATACTGGAATGCTGTTACAGAATTTTTAAATTCATTGATCTAGTGTTGAATCTATAATTGAAACAAATCGAATTATGACAAAAATCAAACATATCACAGCCTTAATAGAGGAACTTTCTCCGTTGCAATACGCAGAAGATTTTGACAACGTTGGGCTGCTTGTTGGTAATTCTGAGCAGGAAGTAACGGGGATACTTGTAACATTAGACTGCCTTGAATCTACGGTGGAAGAAGCCATCGTAAACAAATGCAACCTCATCGTTGCCTTCCACCCTATCATATTTAAAGGCCTTAAGAAGCTGAATGGTAAAAATTACGTAGAACGTACTGTTATCAAAGCCATCAAGAATGATATTTCTATTTATGCCATGCATACGGCTCTTGACAATTCCTTTGAGGGAGTATCCGCTAAAATGGCCGAGGTTCTGAAACTGGAAAACAAGAAAATCCTTTTACCAAAAAAAAGGATTTTGCGCAAGTTAACAACATATGTACCCGAAAATGCCGCCGATGAGGTGAGAGATGCCCTTTTTAAATCGGGAGCAGGACACATAGGTAATTACAGTCATTGTAGTTTTAATATGACTGGTTCAGGAACTTATATAGGGAATCAAAATTCAAATCCATCCCTGGGAGAAAAAGGGTCTTTAGAATCCGTTTCTGAGAATTTTATCAGCGTGATCTTTGAAAAACACAAAGAACCTCAAATAATTAAAAGTTTGATTACTTCTCACCCATATGAAGAAGTTGCCTATGACATTGTTGGGCTGGAAAATAAACACAATCGAATTGGAATGGGGATTGTGGGGGAACTTTCAGAGGAAATACAGTTAAATGATTTTTTAAATCACTTAAAGAAAGGGTTCAATACACCCATAATAAGACATTCTAAAGATACAGGTAAAGCGATTCGTAAAGTTGCTGTTTTGGGCGGGTCCGGGAGTTTCGCCATTGAGTCAGCCATTCATTCGGGTGCTGATATTTATGTTACTGCGGACCTTAAATATCACGACTTTTACAGAGCCGAAGGAAAAGTTGTTCTTGCAGATATTGGGCACTATGAAAGTGAACAGTTTACAAAAAATATTTTAGTAGAGTATCTTACAAAAAAAATCACTAATTTTGCACCTGCCTTGCCGGAAGGGAGGATTATTTTATCAAAAATCAATACAAATCCGATCAACTATTTTTAGAGATGACAAAAAAGAAAGAGGTTACCGTTGAAGAAAAATTAAGAGCTTTGTATGACTTACAGCTTATAGATTCTAGAATTGACGAGATCAAAAATACCAGAGGTGAATTGCCTTTGGAGGTAAAAGACCTTGAAGATGAAATAGCAGGCTTACAAACGAGATTGAACAATTTCAGTACGGATATTGAAAATCTGGAAACCAGTATTGCCAATAAAAAGAACAATATTGAAGAAGCCAATACATTATCTAAAAAATACCAGGAGCAGCAAAAAAATGTAAGAAATAACAGAGAATTTGATTCGCTTTCAAAAGAAATCGAATACCAGGATCTCGAGATTCAACTGGCTGAAAAGCACATTCGGGAGTTTGAGGCAAAAATAGCTGCTAAAAACGAGATCATTGACGCGGCAAAAGAAAAAATGCAGGAAAAAGAGACGCATTTAAAGCACAAGCAAGATGAACTAAACTCTATTTTAGAAGAAACTGCCAAAGAAGAAGAGTTGCTTCATAAGAAGTCTGAGGAGTACTCAAAATTAATTGATGAAAGACTGCTTAAGGCATACCATAAGATTCGTTCCAACGTAAGAAACGGGCTTGCGGTAGTTACAATCGAAAGAGGGGCTTCAGGTGGTTCTTTCTTTACTATACCTCCTCAACGTCAGGTTGAAATTGCTACACGTAAAAAAATCATCACGGATGAGCACAGTGGAAGAATCTTGATCGATTCGCAGCTTGCAGAGGAAGAAAAGGAAAAAATGTCTAAGTATTTCTCTTAAATTTAAAATTGGATAATCATTTCGAAAAAGAGAGTCATTCCAACAAATGAACATATTAAAATTCTATATAAAAAATGCAGTCCTGATGACTGTATTTTTTTTGTTTACAGTGGGTTGTAAACAAACGGAAAAGGTTGACCGAGGCGCAGAATTATATGAAATGCATTGCGCCAGATGTCATATAGCACCTGATATCAATGACCTTCCAAAAGAATATTGGACAAATTATATTTTGCCGGAAATGGCCGCACGAATGGGTATTAAAAGTGAAGGGTTCAAACCCTATGAGGGAATGGTCTTTGAAGAAATGGAAATCGTTCATAACTCTGGTATCTACCCCTACATGCCCATCTTAAACGAAAAAGACTGGGGTATATTAAAGTCCTATATTCTTGATCTAGCACCTGACAGCCTGCGAACGGTATCTCATGAAGGAGATCTAAAAAAGCAGATTCAATTCGAGCCAAATGCCTTCGCTATAGACGATGTTCCGGGTTCCTTCTTCACTTTTCTTAAATATCAGGAGAAGGGAAATAAATTCTGGACCGGTGACATCTCGGGAAACCTGCTCGAATACTCATTTTCGGATGGAAAGACTAGAAAGCTGCATTCTGTTGAAAATGCCGTGGTGGACTATGTTGAAAAAGACACCGTTTCCTATATCACTGATATTGGAATTCTCGACCCATCAGAATTATCAACCGGAAGAATCTTTGCCGCCTACAAAAATGGGACAAAAAAGTTACCGGACACACTTCACAGGCCCGTAAACAATCTTGTTCTGGACCTGAATAATGATGGTGTTGATGAAATGGTCATCAGTGAATTTGGCCATCTGACCGGAGAACTCTCGATGCTTGTAATGAACACTGACGGAGTTTATGAAAAAAGAACCCTTCTCTCTCAACCGGGAACCATAAGAACCCTTGCCAAAGATATGGATGCGGATGGAGATCTTGATCTTATCGCTATCACTTCTCAGGGTGATGAGAGTATTACCATTTTATACCAGCAGGATAATCTTGTTTTTAAAACCGATAAAGCCATACGGTTCAGTCCAATTTACGGAAGCAGTTGGTTTGAACTGATTGATTTTGACAGTGACGGAGATGAAGACATAATAACTGTAAATGGTGACAATGCAGATAAAACCTATATTCAGAAACCCTATCATGGTTTGCGAATACACCTGAATGACGGAAATAATAAATTCACTGAAACTTTCTTTTATCCTTTGAATGGCGCAACGCGATTTGTTAGTGATGATTTTGACCAGGACGGAGATTTTGATTTTGCAATTATCTCTACCTTTCCCGACTATGAAAATAAACCTGAGTACTCATTGGTTTATCTTGAAAACAAAGATTCAAGCTCCTATCAATTTCAAACCTATTCCTTTGAGGAGGCTAATTTAAGTCGTTGGTTCTTACTGGATAAAGGGGATGTAGACCTAGATGGTGATATGGATATTATCTTAAGTGCATTTACTTATGTATTTACTCCTGTACCCAGATCCCTATCTGTTTCATGGGGTGAGAATAATGCCGATATCATGATTCTCGAAAACAAACTGATCAGCAAAGACTAAATAGAATAGATACCAAAGAATCGGCAGGGATTCAATCCAAAAAGCCGTATAATATCTAAGCCTTCTGACATTTGTAAATAGCACCAAAATCATTGAGATTGACATAATCACTGTATCAATAATGTAATTGGAACTTCTCAGTTCATAAAGGGTGGAGCTCACATAAATGCATGCCATTAAAGCAATTATTGCAATGAGTTTTGAACGATCAGTTCCAATAAGATGAGGCAAAGTCAAAAGCTCAGGCTTGTCAAAATCGGCATCACGAATATCAAAGGGGATTGTTATGGCAAATACAAAAAAGAACCTTTGACCTAAGATCAGCCACATAGAATCGGAAAAATAATCTGTTGATGAAACCAAAGGCAGAATTACTGTAAGTGCAGCCCATATAAAAGAAATCAAAAGAAGCTTAAGCATGGGAACTCCGCGGAGGCCAGTTGTCCCGGATCGAAACGGAAGAACATAAAAAAAAGTAGCAAAGACCAGAGGAATAAGCAACCAGACTTCTGATCTCTCCAACTTCACGAGGTAAAAAACACATCCTGCACCTGCTAAAAAGTTCAGAACAAGAAGACCATTTCTATTTGCCTTGATCCAGATGGAAATGCTTGTATTGAGCTTGTCAAGTTGAAAATATCGTATGAGATTGTACGAAACTATGGTACCAAAAAATGATAAACAAGCGATCTCATCATTATTTGACCCGAATTGAAGTGAGGTCAATTTCACAAGCGAATAAACAGCCAGGGCAACGTGAATATTTCCAAAAACGTAAAAGGAAAAACCTTTTTTAACTAAGTTCATTCTTTGGGTTCTAAGGTTTAAATGTAAATAATTATTTGGCTATTTTATAACGATCAAAAAACAAATCATTTCATCAAAATTAAGTACTTTTGTCATCCTAAATACAAAGAAAAATTATGCGTACCGATTCTTTTGTTTTACGACATCTAGGCCCGAGCCGAAATGAAGTTACCGAAATGCTGGACTCGATTGGAGTAAGCTCACTTGATGAATTGATTTACAACACAATACCTGACGATATTAGATTGAAAAAGAATTTGAATTTACCTGAGGCAATGAGTGAAAACGAGTTTGCCTCACATATTCAAAAACTTGGAAACCTGAACAAACAATTCAAGTCTTATATTGGTCTTGGCTATCACCCTACGACGCTTCCTGCGGTTATCCAAAGGAATATTTTTGAAAATCCAAGCTGGTATACATCCTATACCCCATACCAGGCGGAAATATCACAAGGAAGATTAGAAGCTTTGCTAAACTATCAAACGGTTATTACGGACCTGACCGGTTTGCCACTTGCAAATTCGTCATTGCTGGATGAAGGAACTGCAGCAGCGGAAGCCATGATCATGTTATATAACGGAAGAAGCCGGGGCCAGAAAAAAAATGGGTCAAATAAGTTTTTCGTTTCGGAAGAAATCCTTCCGCAGACAAAGGATATATTAATGACAAGAGCGGAACCCTTGGGGATCGAACTAGTTTATGGAGATCACAGAAACATCGAATTAAGTGAGGACTTTTACGCCTGTATCCTGCAATACCCCTCAAGAGACGGGATGATCTTCGATTATACCGAGTTTATAGAAAAAGCACATCAAATTGAAATCAGGTCAATCGTGGCTGCAGATATCTTAAGTCTTGCCATTTTAAAATCACCGGGTGAAATGGGTGCAGATGTTGCGGTCGGAACTACGCAGCGTTTTGGTATTCCATTAGGTTTTGGAGGACCTCATGCGGCGTATTTTGCTACAACTGAAGATTTTAAACGACTTGTTCCAGGCAGAATTATTGGCGTTACTGTTGATGCGGATGGAAACAGGGCATTAAGAATGGCGCTTCAAACCAGGGAACAGCATATCAAAAGAGAAAGAGCAACCTCTAATATTTGTACTGCCCAGGTTTTGCTTGCTGTGATGGCCGGGATGTATGCCGTGTATCACGGAGGAGAAGGAATCAAATATATTGCAAGGCAAATTCACTCTTTGGCAAATATCCTCGATCAGGCATTACTGAAACTTGGTCTCGAACAGGACAACAAGGCTTTTTTCGATACCTTGAAAATTAAAGTCAGTAATGCAGATAAGTTAAAGGACCTTGCTGAGGAACAGGAAGTCAATTTCAACTACCTAGATGAAACAACTATTACGATTTCTATAAATGAAACCACGACGGATGCAGATATAGAACAGATCATTGACATTCTTGCACAGGCGGAAAATCTTTATTCCTTCAAGATCAAAGACTGTCCTGTGAGCCTTTCCATACCTGATTCTCTAAAACGGAAATCAAACTTTTTAACGCATGAAGTCTTTCATAAATACCATTCCGAGACTGAAATGATGCGGTACATCAAGAGGCTGGAACGCAAAGATATTTCTCTTGCCGATTCAATGATCTCTCTTGGTTCCTGTACCATGAAACTTAATGCGGCCACGGAAATGCTTCCGTTGAGTATGAGCAACTGGAATTCTATACATCCGTTTGTGCCTGTAAACCAGGCAAAAGGATATCATTTAATGCTAAAAGAGCTGGAATCACAACTCAATGAAATTACAGGTTTTACCGCTACCTCCCTTCAACCAAATTCAGGAGCTCAGGGAGAATACGCAGGACTTATGGTCATTAGAGCTTTCCATAATTCCAATAAGGAGGGACACAGAAATATTTGTCTGATCCCAGCTTCAGCGCACGGTACCAATCCTGCCTCAGCTGTTATGGCGGGAATGAAGGTGGTGGTTACCAAAACTTCTGATTCCGGAAACATTGACCTCGAAGATTTAAGAGAAAAGGCCATACTGCACAGAGATAACCTGGCTGCTCTTATGGTGACCTACCCTTCTACCCATGGAGTTTTTGAGTCTGAAATAAGAGAGATCACAAGAATCATTCATGAAAACGGAGGACAGGTTTATATGGACGGTGCCAACATGAACGCTCAGGTTGGGCTGACGAATCCTGCAAAAATTGGAGCTGATGTATGTCATTTGAATCTTCATAAAACCTTTGCCATTCCTCATGGAGGAGGAGGCCCGGGAGTAGGACCTATTTGTGTTGCGGAACATCTCGCTGAATTTTTACCTTCTAATCCAATTGTAAAGACCGGGGGAACAAAAGCCATAAGTGCAATATCTGCAGCACCTTTCGGTTCGGCCATGGTCGATCTAATTTCATATAGCTATATTAAAATGCTTGGAGCCAGAGGGTTAACTGAATCAACTGTGACTGCTATTTTAAATGCCAATTATTTAAAATCCCGTTTAGAAAAGCACTATAAAATTTTATATGCGGGTGAAAAAGGATTTGCTGCTCATGAAATGATTGTGGATTTCAGAGAATTTAAGGCAAAGGGTATTGAAGTAACGGACATTGCCAAAAGACTTATGGATTTTGGTTTCCATGCCCCTACCGTGTCCTTCCCTGTGGCTGGAACCTTAATGATCGAGCCAACAGAAAGTGAGAACAAGCAGGAAATTGACCGGTTTGCAGATGCCTTGATACAGATCAAAAAAGAAATAGATGAATACCATGATGGTGACAGCGTTCTAAAGAATGCTCCTCACACCCAATCCATGCTGACTGCAGACGAATGGCCTTATGATTATAGTAGAAAGGAAGCGGCATTCGCGCTTGACTTTGTGAGTCAGAACAAATATTGGCCGACTGTAAGAAGGGTAAATGAAGCCTATGGTGACAGACACCTGGTATGTTCATGTAATCCGATTGAAGACTATATTGAGCAATAAATTTTAAACAAAATGTAAATTAAAACGAGAATACATCAACAATTTTAGGAATCATTGTACAGAAGCGCATCAATTCCACAATTTTGTTCTTTTTTTTAGAAATTATTTATCCAAAAAAATTGTATTTTTGCCATTCCGAAAAAATTTATAGAACAAATGAAGAAAATAACAAAGGAAACCTACATTAATTGGTATAAGGACATGCTGTTTTGGAGGAAGTTTGAAGACAAGCTTGCTGCGGTTTATATCCAACAGAAAGTGAGAGGTTTTCTTCACTTATACAACGGCCAGGAAGCAGTATTGGCAGGAGCTTTACATGCCATGGACCTTAAAGAAGATAAGATGATCACGGCATACAGAAACCATGTTCAGCCAATTGGAATGGGTGTTGACCCAAAACGTGTTATGGCAGAATTATATGGTAGAGTCACAGGTACCTCATACGGAATGGGAGGATCAATGCATATTTTCTCTAAAGAAAAAGGGTTTTACGGTGGCCATGGTATTGTCGGAGGACAGATTCCGTTAGGAGCCGGAATTGCCTTTGCAGATAAATATTTCGGACGTAAGGGAGTAACCATTACTTATTTTGGTGATGGTGCGGCTAGACAAGGATCTTTGCATGAAACTTTTAATATGGCGATGGCCTGGGAACTTCCTGTTGTATTTATCGTTGAAAACAATGGATACGCCATGGGAACATCAGTTGCCAGAACCGCAAATCATGAAGAT
This DNA window, taken from Lutimonas zeaxanthinifaciens, encodes the following:
- a CDS encoding FG-GAP-like repeat-containing protein yields the protein MTVFFLFTVGCKQTEKVDRGAELYEMHCARCHIAPDINDLPKEYWTNYILPEMAARMGIKSEGFKPYEGMVFEEMEIVHNSGIYPYMPILNEKDWGILKSYILDLAPDSLRTVSHEGDLKKQIQFEPNAFAIDDVPGSFFTFLKYQEKGNKFWTGDISGNLLEYSFSDGKTRKLHSVENAVVDYVEKDTVSYITDIGILDPSELSTGRIFAAYKNGTKKLPDTLHRPVNNLVLDLNNDGVDEMVISEFGHLTGELSMLVMNTDGVYEKRTLLSQPGTIRTLAKDMDADGDLDLIAITSQGDESITILYQQDNLVFKTDKAIRFSPIYGSSWFELIDFDSDGDEDIITVNGDNADKTYIQKPYHGLRIHLNDGNNKFTETFFYPLNGATRFVSDDFDQDGDFDFAIISTFPDYENKPEYSLVYLENKDSSSYQFQTYSFEEANLSRWFLLDKGDVDLDGDMDIILSAFTYVFTPVPRSLSVSWGENNADIMILENKLISKD
- a CDS encoding zinc ribbon domain-containing protein; this translates as MTKKKEVTVEEKLRALYDLQLIDSRIDEIKNTRGELPLEVKDLEDEIAGLQTRLNNFSTDIENLETSIANKKNNIEEANTLSKKYQEQQKNVRNNREFDSLSKEIEYQDLEIQLAEKHIREFEAKIAAKNEIIDAAKEKMQEKETHLKHKQDELNSILEETAKEEELLHKKSEEYSKLIDERLLKAYHKIRSNVRNGLAVVTIERGASGGSFFTIPPQRQVEIATRKKIITDEHSGRILIDSQLAEEEKEKMSKYFS
- a CDS encoding Nif3-like dinuclear metal center hexameric protein, coding for MTKIKHITALIEELSPLQYAEDFDNVGLLVGNSEQEVTGILVTLDCLESTVEEAIVNKCNLIVAFHPIIFKGLKKLNGKNYVERTVIKAIKNDISIYAMHTALDNSFEGVSAKMAEVLKLENKKILLPKKRILRKLTTYVPENAADEVRDALFKSGAGHIGNYSHCSFNMTGSGTYIGNQNSNPSLGEKGSLESVSENFISVIFEKHKEPQIIKSLITSHPYEEVAYDIVGLENKHNRIGMGIVGELSEEIQLNDFLNHLKKGFNTPIIRHSKDTGKAIRKVAVLGGSGSFAIESAIHSGADIYVTADLKYHDFYRAEGKVVLADIGHYESEQFTKNILVEYLTKKITNFAPALPEGRIILSKINTNPINYF
- the pdhA gene encoding pyruvate dehydrogenase (acetyl-transferring) E1 component subunit alpha, which encodes MKKITKETYINWYKDMLFWRKFEDKLAAVYIQQKVRGFLHLYNGQEAVLAGALHAMDLKEDKMITAYRNHVQPIGMGVDPKRVMAELYGRVTGTSYGMGGSMHIFSKEKGFYGGHGIVGGQIPLGAGIAFADKYFGRKGVTITYFGDGAARQGSLHETFNMAMAWELPVVFIVENNGYAMGTSVARTANHEDIWKLGLAYEMPSEPVDGMNPVAVAEAMDKALSHARSGKGPYFLEMKTYRYRGHSMSDAQKYRTKEEVAEYKKIDPITQVLDVIKKKKYLTEKEIQSINDEVKNLVNECEKFADESPYPEKQQLYDVVYEQKDYPFIKHRL
- the gcvP gene encoding aminomethyl-transferring glycine dehydrogenase, with translation MRTDSFVLRHLGPSRNEVTEMLDSIGVSSLDELIYNTIPDDIRLKKNLNLPEAMSENEFASHIQKLGNLNKQFKSYIGLGYHPTTLPAVIQRNIFENPSWYTSYTPYQAEISQGRLEALLNYQTVITDLTGLPLANSSLLDEGTAAAEAMIMLYNGRSRGQKKNGSNKFFVSEEILPQTKDILMTRAEPLGIELVYGDHRNIELSEDFYACILQYPSRDGMIFDYTEFIEKAHQIEIRSIVAADILSLAILKSPGEMGADVAVGTTQRFGIPLGFGGPHAAYFATTEDFKRLVPGRIIGVTVDADGNRALRMALQTREQHIKRERATSNICTAQVLLAVMAGMYAVYHGGEGIKYIARQIHSLANILDQALLKLGLEQDNKAFFDTLKIKVSNADKLKDLAEEQEVNFNYLDETTITISINETTTDADIEQIIDILAQAENLYSFKIKDCPVSLSIPDSLKRKSNFLTHEVFHKYHSETEMMRYIKRLERKDISLADSMISLGSCTMKLNAATEMLPLSMSNWNSIHPFVPVNQAKGYHLMLKELESQLNEITGFTATSLQPNSGAQGEYAGLMVIRAFHNSNKEGHRNICLIPASAHGTNPASAVMAGMKVVVTKTSDSGNIDLEDLREKAILHRDNLAALMVTYPSTHGVFESEIREITRIIHENGGQVYMDGANMNAQVGLTNPAKIGADVCHLNLHKTFAIPHGGGGPGVGPICVAEHLAEFLPSNPIVKTGGTKAISAISAAPFGSAMVDLISYSYIKMLGARGLTESTVTAILNANYLKSRLEKHYKILYAGEKGFAAHEMIVDFREFKAKGIEVTDIAKRLMDFGFHAPTVSFPVAGTLMIEPTESENKQEIDRFADALIQIKKEIDEYHDGDSVLKNAPHTQSMLTADEWPYDYSRKEAAFALDFVSQNKYWPTVRRVNEAYGDRHLVCSCNPIEDYIEQ
- the mazG gene encoding nucleoside triphosphate pyrophosphohydrolase → MTQREMQLKAFGDLLDIMDELREKCPWDRKQTMESLRHLTIEETYELADAILDKDYQEVSKELGDLMLHIVFYAKIGSESNDFNILDVIKGINQKLIDRHPHVFGDVVAETDEEVAKNWEQLKLKEGKKSILEGVPKSLPALVKASRIQDKAASAGFDWDRSEQVFEKVQEEIEELYTEVQKKDTSKIEAEFGDVLFSLINYARFIDVDPESALERTNKKFIKRFQYLEKEVSREGKDLRKLSLEEMDVYWDRSKAYFK